One stretch of Egibacteraceae bacterium DNA includes these proteins:
- a CDS encoding TadE family protein — protein MTAEPEVAMSTTIRPDRPPPGRARRRAAGDDGVAAVEFALVGTVFLMIVFGILTFGLVFALNHTLSHSAAEGARSGLVATASTTVQVAEDAARTRLGWLGDGATVQAFVEPCASDASRECVRVVTSYDWAGNPLVPPLPGLGLVMPDVMSRSAVVQITQV, from the coding sequence GTGACCGCGGAGCCGGAGGTCGCCATGTCCACCACCATTCGCCCGGACCGCCCACCGCCCGGGAGGGCACGACGCCGGGCGGCCGGGGACGACGGTGTCGCCGCGGTCGAGTTCGCCCTGGTCGGGACGGTGTTCCTGATGATCGTGTTCGGCATCCTCACCTTCGGCCTCGTCTTCGCCCTCAACCACACGCTCAGCCACTCGGCGGCCGAGGGAGCGCGCTCGGGGCTGGTCGCCACGGCGAGCACGACCGTGCAGGTGGCCGAGGATGCCGCCCGCACGCGGCTGGGCTGGCTCGGCGACGGCGCCACGGTGCAGGCGTTCGTCGAGCCGTGCGCCAGCGACGCCTCACGGGAGTGCGTGCGGGTGGTCACCTCCTACGACTGGGCGGGCAACCCCCTCGTCCCGCCGCTGCCGGGCCTCGGCCTGGTCATGCCCGACGTGATGTCGCGCTCCGCCGTCGTGCAGATCACCCAGGTGTAG
- a CDS encoding type II secretion system F family protein produces MSPLIGYLGALAVGAAVMILVVGRSRRTAGQVALGALAFEGDARVPATYDQREARLREGLLDRVVRPATAGLASAGRRITPGARGDAIRSRLDNAGSSLTVEIFFAVKMAAVGVGLLLSLLYAVLGGPKPVLVVVLAVALGYALPDLLLHSQGQKRQTEISRTLPEALDLLALTVRAGLGFEQGVEEVTEELSGPLANEFDRMLKEQQLGRSRRDALLSLHERNRSEELRPLVAALLQSDKLGTPMADTLTVQSREMRRRRRAAARERAGKAPVKLLFPLIFGIFPAMFVIIIGPGVLQIMDNIL; encoded by the coding sequence ATGAGTCCATTGATCGGCTACTTGGGGGCGCTGGCTGTTGGCGCCGCTGTCATGATCCTCGTCGTCGGGCGCAGCCGGCGTACCGCCGGGCAGGTCGCCCTGGGCGCGCTGGCCTTCGAGGGTGACGCGCGCGTGCCCGCCACCTACGACCAGCGCGAGGCACGACTGCGCGAGGGGCTGCTCGACCGGGTCGTTCGACCGGCGACCGCCGGCCTGGCGTCCGCCGGCCGCCGCATCACCCCGGGCGCACGGGGCGACGCCATCCGCTCACGGCTGGACAACGCCGGCTCCAGCCTCACCGTGGAGATATTCTTCGCGGTCAAGATGGCGGCCGTCGGCGTCGGCCTGCTCCTGTCGCTGCTCTACGCCGTGCTCGGGGGTCCCAAGCCCGTGCTCGTCGTCGTGCTCGCCGTGGCCCTGGGCTACGCGCTGCCCGACCTGCTCCTGCACTCGCAGGGCCAGAAACGCCAGACGGAGATCTCCCGGACCCTGCCCGAGGCGCTCGACCTGCTCGCGCTGACCGTGCGCGCCGGCCTGGGCTTCGAGCAGGGGGTCGAGGAGGTGACCGAGGAGCTCAGCGGTCCCCTGGCCAACGAGTTCGACCGCATGCTGAAGGAACAGCAGCTCGGGCGCTCGCGCCGCGACGCCCTGCTCTCCCTGCACGAGCGCAACCGCTCCGAGGAGCTGCGGCCCCTGGTCGCCGCGCTCCTGCAGTCCGACAAGCTCGGCACGCCGATGGCCGACACCCTGACGGTGCAGTCCCGCGAGATGCGCCGCCGCCGCCGCGCAGCGGCGCGAGAGCGCGCCGGCAAGGCGCCCGTGAAGCTGCTGTTCCCGCTGATCTTCGGGATCTTTCCCGCCATGTTCGTCATCATCATCGGTCCGGGCGTCCTCCAGATCATGGACAACATCCTGTGA